Proteins from a genomic interval of Pseudomonas sp. RC10:
- the bamB gene encoding outer membrane protein assembly factor BamB: protein MRDVIRWKHAALLALAVLAAGCSSNSKKELPPAELTSFKEEVILQKLWSRSVGDGQGDIYNMLVPAIDGDNIYAADAKGLIMAINRSNGDVVWKKELEQPVSGAVGVGSGLVMVGTLRGEVIVLDESTGEQKWKAKATSEVLSAPATNGDVVVAQTQDDKVIGYDAATGNQRWIYESSPAVLTLRGTGAPIVTSQLAVAGLSTGKVVALDTTNGVPVWEQRVAIPQGRSELDRVVDIDGGLLLSGSTLYVATYQGRVAGLELQSGRVLWQRDASSYSGVAQGFGSVYVSLANGTVEGVDERSSTALWSNDSLARRQLGSPEVFSSYVAVGDFEGYLHLLSQVDGHFVGREKIDSDGLRARPLVSGNTIYVFGNSGKLEALTIK, encoded by the coding sequence ATGCGTGACGTGATTCGTTGGAAACATGCAGCATTGCTGGCTCTGGCCGTTCTGGCCGCGGGTTGCAGCAGCAACAGCAAAAAGGAATTGCCTCCGGCCGAGCTCACCAGCTTCAAGGAAGAAGTGATCCTGCAGAAGTTGTGGAGCCGCTCGGTCGGTGACGGCCAGGGCGATATCTACAACATGCTCGTCCCAGCCATCGACGGCGACAACATCTACGCTGCCGACGCTAAAGGTCTGATCATGGCGATCAACCGCAGCAACGGCGACGTGGTCTGGAAGAAAGAGCTGGAGCAACCTGTTTCCGGCGCGGTCGGCGTAGGTTCCGGTCTGGTCATGGTCGGTACCCTGCGTGGCGAAGTGATCGTCCTCGACGAATCCACCGGCGAGCAGAAGTGGAAAGCCAAGGCGACCAGCGAAGTGCTGTCCGCTCCGGCCACCAATGGTGATGTGGTTGTCGCCCAGACTCAGGACGACAAAGTGATCGGTTACGATGCCGCCACCGGTAACCAGCGCTGGATTTACGAAAGCAGTCCTGCGGTGTTGACGCTGCGTGGCACCGGCGCCCCGATCGTGACCAGCCAGTTGGCCGTCGCTGGCCTTTCGACCGGCAAGGTCGTAGCCCTCGACACCACCAACGGTGTACCGGTCTGGGAGCAGCGCGTTGCGATTCCCCAAGGTCGCTCGGAGCTGGATCGCGTGGTCGATATCGACGGCGGCCTGCTGTTGTCCGGCAGCACCTTGTACGTGGCGACCTACCAAGGTCGTGTAGCCGGTCTGGAGCTGCAAAGCGGCCGCGTGCTGTGGCAGCGTGATGCCTCGAGCTACTCCGGCGTGGCACAAGGCTTCGGCAGCGTCTACGTTTCGCTGGCCAACGGCACCGTTGAAGGCGTCGATGAGCGTTCTTCCACGGCGCTGTGGAGCAACGACTCGCTGGCCCGTCGTCAACTGGGCTCTCCGGAAGTGTTTTCCAGCTACGTGGCGGTCGGTGACTTCGAAGGTTATCTGCATCTGCTCAGCCAGGTCGACGGTCACTTCGTCGGGCGTGAAAAGATCGACAGCGACGGCCTGCGTGCGCGTCCGCTGGTCTCCGGCAACACTATTTACGTCTTTGGCAACAGCGGCAAGCTGGAAGCCCTGACGATCAAGTAG
- a CDS encoding YfgM family protein: MSSTDDEQLAAVKDWWQRNGKPLVTGGLLAVIVVLGWQAWHRYQNNQAQGASALYQQLLETALTPSGQADAGQVAAIAGKLKSDFGGTAYAQYGSLFVAKVAVDTGKLDDAVSELKAVNDKPVNPTLGEIARQRLARVLAAQNKAEDALKLLDGQVDKSFEASREELRGDLLVQLGRTDDAYAAYKKAKAALSEQSAVGGLQMKLDDLAKGDA; this comes from the coding sequence GTGTCGAGTACCGATGATGAACAGCTGGCGGCGGTAAAGGACTGGTGGCAGCGTAACGGCAAGCCTTTGGTCACCGGCGGTCTGCTCGCGGTGATCGTGGTGTTGGGCTGGCAGGCCTGGCATCGCTATCAGAACAACCAGGCACAAGGTGCTTCGGCGTTGTACCAGCAATTGCTGGAAACGGCCCTGACGCCAAGTGGCCAGGCGGATGCGGGTCAAGTGGCGGCCATCGCTGGCAAGCTGAAAAGCGATTTCGGTGGCACGGCCTACGCTCAGTACGGCAGCCTGTTCGTGGCCAAGGTCGCGGTCGACACTGGCAAGCTGGACGATGCGGTCAGTGAACTGAAAGCGGTCAACGACAAACCGGTCAACCCGACCTTGGGCGAAATCGCCCGTCAACGTCTGGCTCGCGTGCTTGCGGCCCAGAACAAGGCGGAAGATGCGTTGAAGCTGCTTGACGGTCAGGTCGACAAGTCTTTCGAAGCCAGCCGTGAAGAACTGCGTGGCGACCTGCTGGTTCAGTTGGGTCGTACTGATGATGCGTACGCTGCATACAAGAAAGCCAAGGCTGCGCTGTCCGAGCAATCGGCAGTGGGCGGCCTGCAAATGAAGCTCGACGATCTGGCGAAAGGGGATGCGTGA
- the hisS gene encoding histidine--tRNA ligase: MSKSLQAIRGMNDILPDQTPLWRYFEGTVSRLLDNYGYRQIRMPIVEFTDLFKRSIGEVTDIVEKEMYTFEDRNGDSLTLRPEGTAACVRAVLEHGITGGGQVQKLWYIGPMFRHERPQKGRYRQFHQIGLEVFNLDGPDIDAELIVLTWRLWELLGIRSAVKLELNSLGTSEARGRYREALVEYLSARHDQLDEDSQRRLKTNPLRVLDTKNPETQAVLVDAPKLADYLDEESRIHFEGLKARLDAVGIPYVINPKLVRGLDYYSKTVFEWVTDQLGAQGTVCAGGRYDGLVEQMGGKPTTGVGFAMGIERLVLLLETLDKIPEEISRTVDVYVCAFGEAAELAALALSERLRDQAPNLRLQVNAGAGSFKSQFKKADKSSALFALILGDEELARKEVGVKPLRGQGEQQTVAWDALSEHLATCIVQG; this comes from the coding sequence GTGAGTAAGTCTCTGCAAGCCATTCGTGGCATGAACGACATCCTGCCGGACCAGACCCCGCTGTGGCGCTACTTCGAAGGCACCGTATCGCGTTTGCTGGATAACTACGGTTATCGCCAGATCCGCATGCCGATCGTCGAGTTCACCGATCTGTTCAAACGCTCCATTGGCGAAGTCACCGACATCGTCGAAAAAGAGATGTACACCTTCGAAGACCGCAACGGCGATTCGCTGACCCTGCGCCCTGAAGGCACAGCGGCCTGCGTGCGCGCGGTACTTGAGCACGGGATCACCGGCGGTGGCCAAGTGCAGAAGCTCTGGTACATCGGCCCGATGTTCCGCCACGAACGTCCACAAAAAGGCCGTTATCGCCAGTTCCACCAGATCGGTCTGGAAGTGTTCAACCTCGACGGTCCGGACATCGATGCCGAGCTGATCGTGCTGACGTGGCGTCTGTGGGAATTGTTGGGCATTCGCAGTGCGGTGAAGCTTGAACTCAACAGTCTAGGCACCAGCGAAGCCCGTGGGCGTTACCGCGAGGCGCTGGTCGAGTACCTGTCGGCGCGTCACGACCAACTGGACGAAGACAGCCAACGCCGTCTGAAAACCAACCCGCTGCGCGTGCTGGACACCAAGAACCCTGAGACCCAGGCTGTTCTGGTGGATGCACCGAAGCTGGCGGATTATCTGGATGAAGAGTCGCGGATTCACTTCGAAGGCCTGAAAGCGCGTCTGGATGCTGTTGGCATTCCTTACGTGATCAACCCGAAGCTGGTCCGTGGTCTGGATTACTACAGCAAGACCGTTTTCGAATGGGTCACCGATCAGCTCGGGGCTCAGGGCACCGTCTGCGCGGGTGGCCGTTACGACGGTCTGGTCGAGCAAATGGGCGGCAAGCCCACCACGGGCGTCGGTTTCGCCATGGGGATCGAGCGCCTGGTCCTGCTGCTGGAAACCCTGGACAAAATCCCGGAAGAAATCTCCCGTACCGTTGACGTCTACGTCTGCGCGTTCGGTGAAGCGGCTGAACTGGCGGCACTGGCCTTGTCCGAGCGCCTGCGCGATCAGGCGCCGAACCTGCGTCTGCAGGTCAACGCTGGAGCAGGCAGCTTCAAGAGCCAGTTCAAGAAGGCTGACAAGAGCAGCGCATTGTTTGCGCTGATCCTGGGAGACGAAGAACTGGCCCGCAAGGAAGTGGGCGTCAAGCCGCTGCGCGGTCAAGGCGAACAACAAACTGTTGCATGGGATGCTCTTTCCGAGCACCTGGCCACCTGCATCGTGCAGGGCTGA
- the ispG gene encoding flavodoxin-dependent (E)-4-hydroxy-3-methylbut-2-enyl-diphosphate synthase, with amino-acid sequence MHGESPIKRRESRKIWVGSVPVGGDAPIAVQSMTNSDTNDVAATVAQINRLEAAGVDIVRVSVPDMDAAEAFGRIKQLVKVPLVADIHFDYKIALRVAELGVDCLRINPGNIGREDRVRAVVDAARDRGIPIRIGVNAGSLEKDLQKKYGEPTPAALVESALRHVEHLDRLDFQDFKVSVKASDVFMAVEAYRLLAKQIIQPLHLGITEAGGLRSGTVKSAVGLGMLLAEGIGDTIRISLAADPVEEVKVGYDILKSLHLRSRGINFIACPSCSRQNFDVVKTMNELEGRLEDLLVPLDVAVIGCVVNGPGEAKEAHVGLTGGTPNLIYIDGKPSQKLTNDNLVDELERLIRQKAAEKVEADAALIVRG; translated from the coding sequence ATGCACGGCGAATCTCCGATCAAACGTCGCGAATCTCGTAAAATCTGGGTCGGCTCCGTGCCGGTCGGCGGTGATGCGCCGATCGCGGTACAGAGCATGACCAACAGCGACACCAACGATGTCGCCGCAACCGTTGCCCAGATCAATCGTCTGGAAGCGGCGGGCGTGGACATCGTTCGTGTGTCCGTCCCCGACATGGACGCCGCCGAAGCGTTCGGACGTATCAAACAGCTGGTCAAAGTGCCGCTGGTGGCCGACATCCATTTCGACTACAAGATTGCGCTGCGCGTGGCTGAGCTGGGCGTCGATTGCCTGCGCATCAACCCGGGCAACATCGGGCGCGAAGACCGGGTACGCGCGGTGGTCGATGCAGCACGCGACCGGGGCATTCCAATCCGTATTGGCGTGAACGCCGGTTCGTTGGAAAAAGATCTGCAGAAAAAGTATGGCGAACCGACCCCGGCTGCCCTGGTGGAGTCGGCCTTGCGCCACGTTGAACACCTCGATCGCCTGGATTTCCAGGACTTCAAGGTCAGCGTCAAGGCGTCGGACGTGTTCATGGCCGTCGAAGCCTATCGCCTGCTGGCCAAGCAAATCATCCAGCCGCTGCACCTCGGGATCACCGAAGCGGGTGGTTTGCGTTCAGGCACAGTGAAATCGGCCGTCGGCCTAGGTATGCTGCTGGCCGAAGGAATTGGCGATACCATCCGTATCTCGCTGGCCGCCGATCCTGTTGAAGAAGTGAAAGTCGGCTACGACATCCTCAAGTCGCTGCACCTGCGTTCCCGTGGCATCAACTTCATCGCCTGCCCGAGCTGCTCGCGGCAGAATTTCGATGTGGTCAAGACCATGAACGAACTGGAAGGGCGACTTGAAGACCTGCTGGTCCCGCTGGATGTGGCGGTGATCGGTTGTGTGGTTAACGGTCCGGGCGAAGCCAAGGAGGCTCATGTCGGCCTGACGGGCGGCACGCCGAACCTGATCTACATCGATGGCAAGCCATCGCAAAAGCTGACCAATGACAATCTGGTGGACGAGCTTGAACGCCTGATCCGTCAGAAAGCGGCCGAAAAGGTCGAGGCCGACGCAGCGCTGATCGTTCGCGGCTAA
- a CDS encoding RodZ family helix-turn-helix domain-containing protein: MKAAHPEVVAATRTNPGETLRQARESKNWSLPDVALRLNLTATSLGYVESGDFEKLPGHTFARGYIRAYAKLMGLDQTALVAQFDQYTGTDGQGSNVHALGRIEEPVRLSHNILRIVSLLLLVALIGGGFVWWQDQATLRGKEPTSLGMEHVEVESADGTTQIHPLDEPEDQAVAEGQNNTAPLPLNNTDSSSTAPNTAAAPTTPAPVTTAPVAPAHGTAATPAVPAHTVPMPGATSAPATAAVPAPAPNPADTAPTPAGFGQVQLQFTADCWFQITDANGKVLSTGLKHSGDNVSVSGKPPLSVRLGVARAAQVSYNGQPVDVTPFTSGQTARMKLGQ, encoded by the coding sequence ATGAAAGCGGCGCATCCCGAAGTTGTAGCAGCCACTCGTACGAATCCTGGTGAAACCTTGCGCCAGGCTCGCGAGAGTAAAAACTGGTCGCTGCCAGATGTGGCTTTGAGGTTGAACCTCACCGCGACTTCCTTGGGTTATGTGGAGTCGGGCGATTTTGAGAAGCTTCCGGGCCACACGTTTGCTCGGGGCTACATCCGTGCCTACGCGAAATTGATGGGCCTGGACCAGACCGCGCTGGTCGCTCAGTTCGATCAATACACCGGCACCGACGGACAGGGCAGCAACGTTCACGCCTTGGGCCGTATCGAAGAGCCTGTGCGTCTGTCCCACAATATTCTGCGTATCGTCAGCCTGTTATTACTGGTTGCGTTGATTGGTGGCGGTTTCGTGTGGTGGCAGGATCAGGCGACTTTGCGTGGCAAGGAACCGACCAGCCTCGGCATGGAGCACGTCGAAGTCGAAAGCGCCGACGGCACCACCCAGATTCACCCGCTGGACGAGCCAGAAGATCAGGCAGTCGCAGAAGGGCAGAACAACACGGCGCCACTGCCACTGAACAACACCGATTCTTCCTCCACCGCACCGAATACCGCTGCTGCGCCGACTACGCCTGCGCCGGTGACTACTGCACCGGTCGCTCCAGCTCACGGCACTGCTGCGACGCCTGCTGTGCCTGCGCACACGGTTCCGATGCCAGGTGCAACCTCCGCACCCGCCACAGCGGCTGTCCCTGCGCCAGCTCCTAATCCTGCCGATACAGCGCCGACCCCGGCTGGTTTCGGACAGGTACAGTTGCAGTTCACCGCCGATTGCTGGTTTCAGATCACCGACGCCAACGGCAAGGTGCTCAGCACCGGCCTCAAGCATTCGGGCGACAATGTCAGCGTCAGCGGCAAGCCGCCTTTGTCGGTCCGTCTGGGCGTGGCCCGTGCCGCACAGGTCAGCTACAACGGCCAGCCGGTGGACGTCACACCTTTCACATCGGGCCAGACGGCTCGCATGAAGCTGGGGCAATAA
- the pilW gene encoding type IV pilus biogenesis/stability protein PilW, whose protein sequence is MSLPAALLLCFVTLLAGCVSTGNVDPMSTGKGREDARQAYVQLGIGYLQQGQMERAKAPLKKALELDSSDPDANAALGLVFQAEAEPELADQYYKKALSSRPKDARILNNYGSFLYQQKRYKAAYERFQQAADDNLYAERARVFENLGMTSVMLGNRDQALDEFTKALRLDAQQPRALLEMAELSYEDRHYVPARDYYDRFSQLSEQNARSLLLGTRLAKIYDDRNKAASYGLQLKRLYPGTPEYQQYLSEQ, encoded by the coding sequence ATGTCCCTGCCCGCTGCGCTGCTGCTGTGTTTTGTCACGCTGCTGGCTGGCTGTGTTTCCACCGGCAACGTCGATCCGATGAGTACCGGCAAGGGACGTGAAGATGCTCGTCAGGCTTATGTGCAGTTGGGGATCGGCTATCTGCAGCAGGGGCAGATGGAGCGTGCGAAGGCGCCATTGAAAAAAGCACTGGAGCTGGACAGCTCCGACCCCGATGCCAATGCTGCGCTGGGGCTGGTGTTTCAGGCCGAGGCCGAGCCTGAGCTTGCAGATCAGTATTACAAGAAAGCGTTGTCCTCTCGCCCCAAGGATGCTCGCATCCTCAATAATTACGGCAGCTTTCTCTACCAGCAAAAACGCTACAAAGCCGCTTACGAGCGCTTCCAGCAGGCTGCGGACGACAATCTCTATGCCGAGCGTGCCCGGGTCTTCGAGAACCTCGGCATGACCTCCGTGATGCTGGGCAATCGGGATCAGGCGCTCGACGAGTTCACCAAGGCCCTCAGGCTCGACGCCCAACAGCCACGTGCGTTGCTGGAAATGGCTGAGTTGTCTTACGAAGACAGGCATTATGTGCCGGCGCGTGATTACTATGACCGTTTCAGCCAACTGAGCGAGCAGAATGCACGTAGCCTGTTGCTGGGTACGCGCCTGGCGAAGATCTATGACGATCGCAACAAGGCAGCCAGTTATGGCCTGCAACTAAAAAGACTCTATCCCGGCACGCCGGAATATCAGCAATACCTGTCGGAGCAATGA
- the rlmN gene encoding 23S rRNA (adenine(2503)-C(2))-methyltransferase RlmN — MTDTTGKINLLGLTLQEMEKFFESIGEKRFRAGQVMKWIHHYGVDNFEAMTNVGKALREKLERRAEIRGPEVVSEDISTDGTRKWVVRVASGSCVETVYIPQGKRGTLCVSSQAGCALDCSFCSTGKQGFNSNLTAAEVIGQVWIANKSFGSVPATVDRAITNVVMMGMGEPLLNFDNVIAAMRLMMDDFGYGISKRRVTLSTSGVVPMIDVLAQHIDVSLALSLHAPNDALRNQLVPINKKYPLKMLLESCRNYMSALGEKRVLTIEYTLLKDVNDKPEHAVEMIELLKDTPCKINLIPFNPFPHSGYERPSNNAIRRFQDLLHHAGFNVTVRTTRGEDIDAACGQLVGQVMDRTRRSERYIAVRELSAETEGAQVAAART, encoded by the coding sequence ATGACTGATACGACTGGCAAAATCAACCTGTTGGGTCTGACCCTGCAGGAAATGGAAAAATTCTTCGAGTCCATCGGGGAGAAACGCTTCCGTGCCGGTCAGGTCATGAAGTGGATTCACCACTATGGCGTCGATAATTTCGAAGCCATGACGAACGTCGGCAAGGCGCTGCGCGAAAAGCTTGAGCGTCGTGCCGAAATTCGGGGTCCCGAAGTCGTCAGCGAGGACATCTCCACCGACGGCACCCGTAAGTGGGTCGTGCGCGTGGCGTCCGGCAGCTGCGTCGAGACTGTTTACATCCCGCAGGGCAAACGCGGCACCTTGTGTGTCTCTTCCCAAGCGGGCTGCGCGCTGGATTGCAGTTTCTGCTCCACCGGCAAGCAAGGCTTCAACAGCAACCTCACCGCCGCCGAAGTCATCGGTCAGGTGTGGATTGCCAACAAATCTTTCGGCAGTGTCCCGGCGACCGTCGACCGTGCCATCACCAACGTGGTGATGATGGGCATGGGCGAGCCATTGCTGAACTTCGACAATGTCATTGCCGCCATGCGTCTGATGATGGACGACTTCGGCTATGGCATCTCCAAACGTCGGGTGACGCTGTCCACCTCTGGCGTGGTACCGATGATCGACGTGCTGGCACAGCACATTGACGTGTCGCTGGCGCTTTCGCTGCACGCGCCGAACGACGCGCTGCGCAACCAGTTGGTGCCGATCAACAAGAAATACCCGTTGAAAATGCTGCTCGAATCCTGCCGCAACTACATGTCGGCATTGGGTGAGAAGCGCGTCCTGACCATCGAATACACCCTGCTCAAGGACGTCAACGACAAGCCTGAGCATGCCGTGGAGATGATCGAGCTGCTCAAGGACACGCCGTGCAAGATCAACCTGATTCCATTCAACCCGTTCCCGCATTCTGGTTATGAGCGTCCGAGCAACAACGCGATCCGTCGTTTTCAGGATCTGCTGCACCACGCTGGATTCAACGTCACTGTGCGCACCACGCGCGGTGAGGACATCGATGCTGCCTGTGGCCAACTGGTCGGGCAGGTAATGGACCGCACTCGCCGCAGCGAACGCTACATTGCTGTGCGCGAGCTCAGTGCCGAGACCGAAGGGGCTCAGGTCGCTGCGGCTCGCACCTGA